The sequence below is a genomic window from Oncorhynchus nerka isolate Pitt River linkage group LG7, Oner_Uvic_2.0, whole genome shotgun sequence.
gctggctagttagcccTGACAAGAAGACAACATGTGGCAAAGCGTTGGTCTAACTGTGCTGGTTATTGTGGCCACCCTTGTGTGTGCGTTGCTCTTCATGGTGTTTGGTAAGTAACATAATATTTTGACTTCAGTTTTCTTGAATGTAATGTGAAATGACATTACTCGGACACAGCTGTGAAACGTATTAGCTGTTAGGTACAGTAAGCTAACTATGTAGCATTCAGCCATGATTATACTTAGTGCTTGCCATGGTGTTTCATATCCAGCTACCTGTCATCTATCTTTCTTTAGTGAGCAGTGACTGTCTTGACCTTTTTCATTCTCAAAATGTTGAGTAGGTAGATCAAAGTTGTCTATACAAAGAATAATCTCTCAAGACATCATGTTATTAGAGGTTTGTCCCTCATAGCTGTTATTAATTGGATCATTTTAAAGAATTGATACATATCAGTTGAGTCTCTCTTTTTGTGCTTGAGCAGTGTTCGACAGGATTGTCTTGCAGCATCATCCAGTCAGGCAGTCTCCTGTTTCATGATCATATCTTTGTAGGCTACATCTAATTTTACCTATAATAATAACCCTATCTGTCTATAATAATCACAAAGTGTGATGATCAATTGTTGAGGCCCAGTTACATTAATTTATGCATACCTGTGTGTGGAAAACAAATACTTATTTGATGTTACGTTTTGGACTTTATCTtgtgtatatacactgaacaaaaatataaatgcaacatgcaacaattttaagattttactgagttacagttcatctaAAGAAATCCAGTTAATGAAATACATTAATTATGCcataatctatagatttcacatgccTGGGAATAATTTTTtggcagtatctggtgtgaccaccatttacttAATGCAGCGGGACACATCTCCTTCGGTTTTgccaacccacagtttcatcatatgtccgggtggctggtcttagACGATCCTGTAGGTGAAGAAGCTGggtgtggaggttctgggctggtgtggtaacacgtggtctgcggttgtgaggccagttgtaTGTACTGTCAAACTCTCAAATAaggttggaggtggcttatggtagagaaattaaatgATCTGGCAACTGCActcgtggacattcctgtagacttgagacatctgtggcattgtgttgtgtgacaggaCTTCACATTTTAGTGatgttttattgtccccagcacaaggtgcacctgtgtaatgatcctgctgtttaatcagcttcttgatatgccacacctatcaggtggatagattatcttggcataggagaaatgctcacgaacAGTGCCGTAAACAAATTAATGCACATAATTTgagaagctttttgtgcatatggaacattggtgggattatttatttcagctcatgaaacatgggaccaacactttgttacatgttgtgtttatattgttATTCAGTGTGTATATAAAAATAAATTACAACAAATTAATTGTTTGATTCATATATTGAGGACTTTTGTTCTTTTTGTCTCTTCAGGTTGGTATGTTGTCTGGCAGCTCTTTCTGTCCAAGTTCAAGTTCCTGCGTGAGATGTTGGGCGACACCGGATCTCCACAGACAGAGACCCAGCCGTCCGAATCAAAGAGCAAGCATACCTCTCCTCCAACCCAACGCCAGAGGCTCAAGACTGCCCGCCAGAGGGTTGTTCCTCCTGAAAACACTACATAGATGACCACACCGATCTGCTATCAGTCTCGCCCTGTTCCCCTATTCACCCCTCGTCACTCTAGGAAACCGTGGTGGACAAAATGAAACCCCTTACTAAATGGCATGATGTCGAATGTCATACTATTCCCATGTCCATGCATACTACTCCCCTTTCCACTACCTTACAACGTCCTCGTCGTAGACACTTGATACTCTACTTTTCTCTCCTGGACACTCTTACGAGACTACGTATAGCTGCTGATGTTATAAAGGCACAAGCCATCAAATCATGGGACATTCTGTGTACAACTTGTTCACGTTTCAAATATTTATTTTAGCTGTTCACAGTATATGTACTGAGCAGCACATCCAGTCTCTTCACTTGGCCTTAACTGACACTGCAATATGGTCAGCTCCCACTGGCTGTCATGCTGCTAACACCTGCACAGGGAATCGCTGCTAACACCTGCACAGGGAATCTGTTTCTCCATGATCACACAAGTGAATTCTCTGTCAagactgtgtatgtgtgcgttTTGAGAGTTTGTTTATTTGAACATGTTTTTGTAGCAAAGCCTATATTCTGACAAACCTAGACAAACTGTTGTATAAAACAGGCACATTTGTTAGCATTTGCTTTCAGACAGAAGCAAAACAACTgctagaagaaaaaaaaacgtaATGAAACAATTTGTATAACTGATAAAGTTCCTTGTCGTGTTCATTTCACTTTATTTGTAACCAAAGTGCAATGAAAGGAATGTTTATTTTTGAGGTTTTTATTGTTGGTCAGAAAttaatacatatacagtacattcagaaagtattcagaccccttgactttttccacattttgttatgttacagccttattctaaaataaaaaTGGTTTACCCTCATCAAGAGGAAACACagatccccagatctgtgcctcgacacaatcctgtctcggagctctaacgGACGatttctttgacctcatggcttggtttttgctctgacatgcactgtcaacggtgggaccttatagacaggtgtgtgcctttccaaatcatgtccaatcaatggaatttaccacaggtggacttccaagttgtagaaacatctcaaggatagtcaatggaaacaggatgcacctgagctcaatttccagtctcatagcgaagggtctgaatacttatgtaaataaggtacttctgttttttttttatcaatctACAAAATGTCAactgtttttttctttgtcattatggggtattgtgtgtagatgaggacatttttttaatgtaatctattttagaataaggctgtaacaaaatgttaagtcaagtggtctgagtactttccgaatgcactgtataactgTTGTTATGGAATGGTGTGGTTACAATACCACAACGAAGACGATATCCAGGCTccgtatgtacagttgaagtcggaagtttacatacaccttaaccaaatacatttaaactcagtttttcacaattcctgacatttattctAGTTTGAAATTCCTGGTcgtaggtcagttaagatcaccactttattttaagaatgtgaaatgtcagaataatagtagagaaggatttatttaagcttttatttctttcatcacattcccagtgggtcagaagcttatTTACACTCggttcgtatttggtagcattgcctttaaatagtttaacttggtcaaatgtttcaggtagccttccacaagcatccacaataagtttggtgaattttggcccattcctcctgacagagctggtgtaactgagtcaggtttgtaggcctccttgcttgcacacactttttcagttctgcccacaaatgtgctataggattgaggacagggctttgtgacgatcactccaataccttgactttgttgtccttaagccattttgtcacaactttggaagtgtgcttagggtcattgtccatttgtaagacccatttgcgaccaagctttaacttcctgactgatgtcttgagatgttgcttcaatatatccatgtaattttcctacctcatgatgacatctattttgtgaagtgcaccagtccctcctgcagtaaagcacccccataacatgatgctgccaccccgtgcttcacggtcgggatggtgttcttcggcttgcaagcctcccccttttcctccaaccataacgatggtcgttatggccaaacagttctatttttgtttcatcagaccagaggacatttccccaaaaagtacaAGGTTtaatccccatgtgcagttgcaaaccgtagtctggcttttttatggcggttttggagcagtggctttttccttgctgagcagcctttcaggttatgtccatataggactagttttactgtggatatatatacttttgtacctgtttcctccagcatgttcacaaggtcctttgctcttgttctgggattgatttgcacttttcgcaccaaaatatgttaatctctaggagacagaacgcgtc
It includes:
- the LOC115132704 gene encoding small integral membrane protein 13-like; protein product: MWQSVGLTVLVIVATLVCALLFMVFGWYVVWQLFLSKFKFLREMLGDTGSPQTETQPSESKSKHTSPPTQRQRLKTARQRVVPPENTT